From the genome of Drosophila melanogaster chromosome 2L, one region includes:
- the AANATL3 gene encoding arylalkylamine N-acetyltransferase-like 3 — protein sequence MASSIKDGITIRTMTKEDYPSVKAFLKDNFFQSEPLCQSTSENVQSQNEKENDEYHLSMIAQGTCLVAIDESNGGKFVGLVLAGAQYPEDLEKHRIEAESMEQHFWARACIMLSKIEREANLFERFGISKLLYSHITSVESSMRGKGLGSRLAATLMDVGRAKGFPAMTAYCTSFYSARQKEALGMKCVHSLPYADYKDDQGRPIFTPAEPHTMARIMFIKL from the coding sequence ATGGCCTCAAGCATTAAAGACGGCATTACCATAAGGACCATGACAAAAGAGGATTACCCCAGTGTAAAAGCCTTTTTGAAGGATAACTTTTTCCAATCAGAGCCACTGTGCCAGTCTACTAGCGAGAACGTTCAAAGTCAAAACGAGAAGGAGAACGATGAGTATCACCTGTCGATGATTGCTCAGGGCACGTGTTTGGTGGCCATCGACGAGAGCAATGGTGGAAAATTTGTGGGACTGGTACTTGCCGGTGCCCAGTATCCCGAGGACTTGGAGAAGCATCGCATTGAGGCGGAGTCCATGGAGCAGCACTTTTGGGCTCGCGCATGCATAATGCTATCTAAAATTGAACGGGAGGCCAACCTCTTTGAGCGTTTCGGCATCTCGAAACTGCTCTACTCCCACATTACCAGTGTCGAATCTTCGATGAGGGGCAAAGGACTGGGATCACGACTGGCCGCCACCTTGATGGATGTGGGTCGAGCTAAAGGATTTCCCGCAATGACGGCCTACTGCACAAGCTTCTACTCCGCCCGCCAGAAGGAGGCACTGGGGATGAAGTGCGTCCATTCGCTTCCCTACGCCGACTACAAGGACGATCAAGGACGACCGATCTTTACACCCGCAGAACCACACACTATGGCTCGAATTATGTTCATCAAACTgtga